The following are from one region of the Quercus robur chromosome 1, dhQueRobu3.1, whole genome shotgun sequence genome:
- the LOC126726850 gene encoding root phototropism protein 2, whose translation MAASVTSNRRLSMAMERTGQWVFSQEIPTDVVVEVGEAKFSLHKFMLVAKSNYIRKLMMESKEPELTRINLSEIPGGPEIFEKAAKFCYSVNFEITVHNVAALRCAAEYLQMNDKYCDNNLAGRTEDFLSQVAFASLSGAIVVFKSCEDLLPLAKNLKIVQRCIDFISAKACNESNFPSRSPPNWWTEELSILDIDFFGNIINAMKQRGAKSFTLASALITYTERSLRDLVRDHSGNGTKISDESNPKLRIQQRELLNSIVSLLPSEKAAFPIHFLCCLLRSAIFLKASSSCKSELEKRISAILEHVTVDNLLVLSFTYDGERLFDLDSVRKIVSGFVEKEKTMAVFSVGDFRETCSSSMHRVSKTVDAYLGEIATYDELSISKFNGIANLVPKGARKADDDLYRAVDIYLKAHPNLDEIEREKVCSVMDPLKLSYEARVHASQNKRLPVQIVLHALYYDQLKLRSGVEESNNRTPDNSISTRKQLQADVSLVKENEALRTELLKMKMYISDMQVNKNNNNVQVPGTSSSTSATKVNGSSTKKTFFSSVSKKLGKLNPFKSGSKDTSNIEDVVDITKPRRRRFSIS comes from the exons ATGGCTGCCTCTGTTACTAGCAACAGGAGGCTGTCAATGGCCATGGAGAGAACCGGCCAATG GGTTTTCTCTCAAGAAATTCCCACAGATGTTGTAGTTGAAGTTGGTGAAGCAAAGTTTTCTCTTCATAAG TTTATGCTGGTGGCTAAGAGCAACTACATAAGAAAACTGATGATGGAGTCAAAAGAACCTGAATTAACGAGGATCAATCTCTCTGAAATTCCCGGAGGCCCTGAGATCTTTGAGAAAGCAGCCAAGTTCTGTTACAGTGTCAACTTCGAAATCACAGTCCACAACGTTGCAGCTCTTCGTTGCGCTGCAGAGTACCTACAAATGAACGATAAATACTGCGACAACAACCTCGCTGGCCGCACCGAAGATTTCCTCTCGCAGGTCGCCTTTGCGAGCCTCTCCGGCGCCATTGTTGTCTTCAAATCTTGCGAGGATCTTCTCCCCTTagccaaaaacctcaaaattgtCCAAAGATGCATCGACTTTATCAGTGCTAAG GCGTGTAATGAGTCGAATTTTCCTAGTCGATCACCGCCGAATTGGTGGACAGAGGAGCTATCAATCTTGGACATCGATTTCTTCGGAAACATCATCAACGCAATGAAACAACGTGGAGCGAAATCGTTTACTCTAGCGAGCGCTCTGATAACATACACAGAGAGATCACTACGAGATCTAGTACGAGACCACTCTGGAAATGGAACCAAGATCTCGGATGAAAGCAACCCTAAGCTCAGAATCCAACAACGTGAGCTTCTGAACTCCATAGTATCTCTCTTACCCTCCGAAAAAGCGGCTTTCCCTATCCACTTCCTCTGCTGCCTCCTCCGATCCGCGATTTTCCTCAAAGCTTCGAGCAGTTGCAAGAGCGAGCTCGAGAAGCGGATCTCAGCGATTCTGGAACATGTGACCGTCGATAACCTTCTGGTTTTGTCGTTTACCTACGACGGAGAGAGACTGTTTGACTTAGATAGCGTTAGGAAAATCGTCTCTGGTTttgtagagaaagagaaaacgaTGGCCGTGTTTAGCGTCGGTGATTTCAGAGAAACGTGTTCGAGTTCGATGCACAGAGTGTCTAAGACCGTCGACGCATATCTAGGCGAAATCGCAACCTACGATGAACTCAGTATCTCCAAGTTCAACGGCATCGCTAATCTCGTACCCAAAGGAGCTAGAAAAGCCGACGATGATCTTTATCGTGCGGTCGATATTTATCTAAAG GCGCATCCAAACCTGGacgagatagagagagagaaagtgtgcAGCGTGATGGACCCGCTGAAGCTATCCTACGAAGCCAGAGTCCACGCCTCGCAGAACAAGCGGTTGCCTGTGCAGATAGTTCTCCATGCATTATACTACGATCAGCTGAAGCTCAGGAGTGGCGTGGAGGAAAGTAATAACAGGACGCCAGATAATTCGATATCAACGAGGAAGCAATTGCAGGCTGACGTTTCACTGGTCAAAGAGAACGAGGCCTTGCGTACAGAGctgttgaagatgaagatgtaCATTTCGGACATGCAGGTGaacaagaacaataataatGTTCAAGTTCCAGGGACATCATCATCTACTTCTGCTACCAAGGTTAATGGGTCCAGTACCAAAAAAACGTTCTTCTCCTCGGTTTCTAAGAAGCTGGGAAAGCTGAATCCATTCAAGAGTGGGTCTAAGGACACGTCTAATATTGAAGATGTGGTGGATATTACCAAGCCTAGGAGGAGAAGATTCTCCATCTCTTAG